Proteins found in one Luteimonas chenhongjianii genomic segment:
- a CDS encoding HAD family hydrolase, translating into MTQIRLVGFDADDTLWRSQDYFDDAQIEFERIVGRYVDLADVRVADALYAVETANLAVFGYGVKGMALSMIESATRITAGRISALDLHRIVEMAKDLLRHPVELLPGIREAVEVIASRYEVVLITKGDLFHQEAKVRDSGLADLFRRIEIVSEKDPPTYARVLSEFDAEASAFLMIGNSLRSDIAPVLALGGWGVHMPYRTTWVHERDVAIESGHERMCVVAAPDELPEAVATLAERAAAL; encoded by the coding sequence ATGACACAGATCCGCCTGGTCGGCTTCGATGCCGACGACACCCTCTGGCGCAGCCAGGACTATTTCGACGACGCCCAGATCGAGTTCGAGCGCATCGTCGGCCGCTATGTGGATCTTGCCGACGTGCGTGTCGCTGACGCCCTCTATGCGGTGGAAACCGCGAATCTCGCGGTCTTCGGCTACGGCGTCAAAGGCATGGCCCTGTCGATGATCGAATCGGCGACGCGCATCACCGCCGGCCGCATCAGCGCCCTGGACCTGCACCGCATCGTCGAGATGGCGAAGGACCTGTTGCGCCATCCGGTGGAGTTGCTGCCGGGAATCCGCGAGGCGGTGGAAGTCATCGCATCCCGGTACGAGGTGGTGCTGATCACCAAGGGCGACCTCTTCCACCAGGAAGCCAAGGTGCGCGATTCGGGACTCGCCGACCTGTTCCGGCGCATCGAGATCGTCAGCGAGAAAGATCCTCCGACCTATGCCCGGGTGCTGTCGGAGTTCGACGCCGAAGCCTCCGCATTCCTGATGATCGGTAATTCCCTGCGCTCCGATATCGCGCCGGTCCTCGCGTTGGGTGGCTGGGGCGTGCACATGCCCTACCGCACCACCTGGGTGCACGAACGCGATGTTGCGATTGAATCGGGCCATGAGCGCATGTGCGTGGTCGCAGCTCCCGATGAGCTGCCCGAAGCGGTGGCGACGCTGGCCGAGCGCGCCGCGGCGCTTTGA